A DNA window from Hordeum vulgare subsp. vulgare chromosome 1H, MorexV3_pseudomolecules_assembly, whole genome shotgun sequence contains the following coding sequences:
- the LOC123451451 gene encoding probable auxin efflux carrier component 3b produces MISWHDLYTVLAAVVPLYVAMILAYGSVRWWGVITADQCAGINRFVAVFAVPLLSFKVISGSNLYAMDLRFAAADTLQKLIVLAALAVWSRLPLPFAGLDWSVTLFSFATLPNTLIMGIPLLVGMYGHHAGDLMVQLVVLQCIIWYTLLLFLFEFRAARLLISGRFPAAAVADVRVDPDVLSLDGSHAEAQAEVAPDGSMHVVVRRSTASVSRRSLLNGAAAGMSSPPSGSNLTGMEIYSVSSSRNHTPRGSSSFTHGDFSATTGGGGAPPTQPPQPHGVLRASSFGAADLFSLHSSRQHTPRPSASYDEHAPRGRSTAAVAPVDDPKDSMHMFDWSSGASGASEVSGLPVFRSGAKDSSRRRAPSEVPSINSDSSRLNRPGAASGERVKSEAAVQESLERLEAGTEATEKEQDQMKKDGGEVGGPPASVMLRLILTMVWRRLIRNPNTYASVVGLVWSLIEFRYHVTMPAIVANSISILSDAGLGMAMFSLGLFMAMQPKLIACGNSVAAATMAVRFLLGPAVMAVSAAAVGLRGTLLRIAIVQAALPQGIVPFVFAKEYNLHAAILCTGVIFGMLIALPIVLVYYIILGLL; encoded by the exons ATGATCTCGTGGCATGACCTGTACACGGTGCTGGCGGCGGTCGTGCCGCTGTACGTGGCGATGATCCTGGCGTACGGCTCGGTGCGGTGGTGGGGCGTGATCACCGCGGACCAGTGCGCGGGGATCAACCGCTTCGTCGCCGTCTTCGCCGTCCCGCTGCTCTCCTTCAAGGTCATCTCCGGCAGCAACCTCTACGCCATGGACCTCCGCTTCGCCGCCGCCGACACGCTGCAGAAGCTCATCGTCCTCGCCGCGCTCGCCGTATGGTCGCGCCTCCCGCTCCCCTTCGCCGGGCTCGACTGGTCCGTCACGCTCTTCTCCTTCGCGACGCTCCCCAACACGCTCATCATGGGCATCCCGCTCCTCGTCGGCATGTACGGCCACCACGCCGGCGACCTCATGGTGCAGCTCGTCGTGCTCCAGTGCATCATCTGGTACACGCTGCTGCTGTTCCTCTTCGAGTTCCGCGCCGCGCGCCTGCTCATCTCGGGGAGGTTCccggccgccgccgtcgccgatgTGCGCGTCGACCCGGACGTCCTGTCGCTCGACGGCAGCCACGCCGAGGCGCAGGCCGAGGTCGCGCCCGACGGGAGCATGCACGTCGTCGTGCGCCGGTCCACGGCGTCGGTCTCCCGCCGCTCCCTCCTCAACGGCGCCGCGGCGGGGATGTCGTCGCCGCCTAGCGGGTCGAACCTGACCGGCATGGAGATCTACTCGGTGAGCTCGTCGCGGAACCACACGCCCAGGGGCTCCTCCAGCTTCACCCACGGCGACTTCTCCGCAACCACGGGAGGCGGCGGGGCTCCGCCTACTCAGCCGCCGCAGCCGCACGGCGTGCTGCGCGCGTCCAGCTTCGGCGCGGCTGACCTCTTCTCGCTGCACTCGTCGCGGCAGCACACGCCGAGGCCGTCCGCCAGCTACGACGAGCACGCGCCGCGGGGCAGATCGACGGCGGCCGTGGCGCCGGTCGACGACCCCAAGGACAGCATGCACATGTTCGACTGGAGCTCCGGCGCGTCCGGCGCGTCCGAGGTGAGCGGCCTGCCGGTCTTCCGCAGCGGCGCCAAGGACAGCAGCCGCCGGCGTGCCCCCTCCGAGGTGCCGTCCATCAACTCCGACTCCTCCAGAT TGAACCGGCCGGGAGCGGCCAGCGGCGAGCGCGTCAAGTCCGAGGCGGCAGTGCAGGAATCGCTGGAGAGGCTGGAGGCCGGCACGGAGGCGACAGAGAAGGAGCAGGATCAGATGAAGAAGGACGGCGGCGAGGTGGGAGGGCCGCCGGCCAGCGTGATGCTGCGGCTGATCCTgaccatggtgtggcgccggctgATCCGAAACCCCAACACGTACGCCAGCGTCGTCGGCCTCGTCTGGTCACTCATCGAGTTCCG GTACCACGTCACCATGCCGGCCATCGTGGCCAACTCCATCTCCATCCTCTCCGACGCGGGGCTGGGGATGGCAATGTTCAGCCTGGGGCTGTTCATGGCCATGCAGCCCAAGCTCATCGCCTGCGGCAActccgtcgcggcggccaccatgGCGGTCCGTTTCCTGCTCGGCCCTGCGGTCAtggccgtctccgccgccgcggtCGGCCTCCGGGGAACGCTTCTGCGCATCGCCATTGTCCAG GCCGCTCTGCCGCAAGGGATCGTGCCGTTCGTCTTCGCCAAGGAGTACAACCTTCACGCCGCCATTCTTTGCACCGG GGTCATATTTGGCATGCTAATAGCTCTTCCGATCGTCCTCGTCTACTACATCATCCTTGGGCTGCTATGA